CCCAAACCTGTTTTTGCCAAACTGAACCCGCCCGCGTCTGGTTCATCCTAGCCGGGACAGTCTCTAGGTAGGTTGGCAGAGAAACCTTCTAGAATCCGGTAGAGTCTCATCTACTGGAAAGAAGATGAAAACTGCCATTCAACCAGATAAAACCTAAAAACCAATCAATTTTTTGATAACAAATAGAGGCATAACAACCATGTTGAACCATTTCAAAAGCGATCCCGTATTTACACCAGAGCAAGTTTTAGAAAATCGCGGTAGAGTAGCCATTTTTATCGATGGATCAAATTTGTTTTATGCTGCATTGCAGCTAGGGATAGAAATTGACTACACTAAGCTGCTATGCCGTTTAACAGCTGGTTCGCGGCTGCTGCGCTCTTTCTTCTATACGGGAGTTGACCGCACAAACGAAAAGCAACAGGGCTTTTTGCTGTGGATGCGCCGCAACGGATACCGCGTAATTGCGAAAGATTTAGTGCAGTTACCAGATGGTTCTAAAAAAGCCAACTTAGATGTAGAAATTGCCGTTGATATGATGGCTCTAGTGGGTTCTTATGACACGGCTGTTCTTGTCAGCGGCGATGGCGATTTAGCCTATGCCGTAGACGCTGTTAGCTATCGTGGCGTGCGTGTCGAAGTCGTAAGCCTGCGCTCTATGACTAGCGACAGTTTAATTAACGTGTCAGATCGATATATCGACCTTGACGGTATCAAGGAAGATATCCAAAAAACGTCACGTCAAAGCTACACCTACCGCCCGCTATCGGGTATTGGCATGATGGATGAACAGGAAGATCAATAGCAGAGGAGCAGGCTAATTTTGTCTAAAAGCTCCGGAATTGGGTCTAAACGACAGGACTAAAGGAGCAGTAGAAGTGACAAAGGTAAAAAAATGTTCTTTTGGAACATTTGCCTAAACGTAGCGATAGGTAAGGTCAAAATTAAAAACAAAAAGGCAAAAATAGTTTTATCTTCTGCATTTTGCCTTTTTTGTTTTACCTTTTTTAGCAGTTGTGGCGGTCAAAACAACGCGCAAAAAAAGGGTCAACAAGATAAGGTTGCGACATCGTTAGATACTAGCTTGGTGTTTAATGATGTAACTTTAGATCAAGCAGATGCACAGGGGCGTCCTGTGTGGAAAGTGAAGGCAAAGCAGGCAAACTACAGTAGCGATAAAAAAACTGCTGTTATTAACAATCCAACTGGAGACTTGTTCCAAGATGGAAAGTTAGTGATGCAGGTTACTGCGGCGAGTGGTGAAGTTCAGCAAGATGGCCAACAGGTATTTTTGAAAGGTCAAGTTACAGCTACCGATCCGCGTAATGGTGCTGTATTAAAGGGAGATGAATTAGAGTGGTTTCCTAAAAAAGATTTGTTGATTGTCCGCAATAATGTGAGGGGAAGCCACCCACAATTACAAACTGAGGCGAAAGAGGGGCGATATTTCAGCCGCGCACAACAGCTAGAATTATTGGGTCAAATTGTGGCGACAACAAATGACCCGGCTCTTTTGGAGAAAACAATAGGAAAGACACAGGAGGGAGGAACTCCCCAAGCATCGCCCTCTCCTTCAGCATCGCCAATTCCGCCTGGTGAAGTTGTAACTTTACAAATGAGGACTGAGCATTTGGTATGGCAGATTCCGCAGAAGATGGCGATCGCGGATAGTCGCATCCAGATTGACCGCTATAAAGGTAAAGCTATGACGGCTCAGGTTGTCGCAGACAAGTCTGAGGTAAACCTAGAAACAAGGACTGCGGTGCTTAAGCAAAATGTCGATTTGACATCGCTAGATCCACCCATCCAAATTGCCAGTAATTTAGTTGTGTGGAACTTAAATACAGAAATCGTGGTGTCAGATCAGCCAGTGAAGCTTGTACATCGGGTGCAAAACGTGACGGTAACAGGGAATCGCTCTCAAGTAGATTTGCAGCGAAAAGTTGCTTTTGTGACTGGCGGGGTTCAGGGTGTTGTTGCTAAGAATCAATCTAAGATTTATGCGAATCAACTAACGTGGGAGATGCCGAATCAGGTAGCTCAAGCGGAAGGAAATGCGATTTATCAACAGGTACAGCCGCCCGTGCAGATGTTTGGTAATAAAGTTAACTGGAATTACAACAACCAAATGGTGATTTCCGAACAGCCTGTGAGGATTGTAGATTTAAAAGAGCAAGTTACAGTAACGGGCGATCGCGCTCAATTAGATGTGGAAAAACAAATTGCTGTTGTTAACGGCAACGCACAGGGTTCAGCTACTAGAAATCAAGCCAAACTATTTGCAAATCAGTTAAGGTGGAATATTGCTACGCAGCAAGTGCAGGCAGATGGCAATGTTAATTATCGACAAGTCGATCCACCTTTGAATTTAAAAGGTCCGGCTGCATTTGGCAAACTACAAGATCAAACAGTTGTCGTTACTGGCAACACTGGTGACAGGGTGGTAACGGAGATTATTCCTAGCCCTTTGCCTAACAATAGATAACTGCGCTGCCCTCACACTAATATAAATTCAGGGGCTATTTACCAGCGGCATAACATAACAAAAACCTTTAGCTAATAGTTGTAGATAATTATGGCAATTGCACAACTTAATTCTAAAATTGAGGCTGCTAAAATATATTCTGCGGGTGCAACTATTACCCGTATTGCTGAGTTAAATATCACAGCAAATGAAGCACCAGAATATATTGAAATAGCTGGATTACCTTTAGCTCTGGATGATAGCAGTGTTAGGGTGAGGGTTGAAGGTGGTGGGGGAAATGCACCGATTGCTGCGGATGTTCGCATTGGTTTAGCAGTTCCTCCACGCGGGGAGACACCCAACCCGCCGCCTGATGAAGAACTGCGTGCGGCGACAGCGGAGGTAAGACAAATTGAGGATGCGATCGCTCTCATCGACAACGAAATAAACGTTTTATCTCACTTGGACGTCCCGGATCGTCCCGATGGCGAACCTGGGAAAGCACCACCCCCTTCGCCAATGGGCGCTAGACTGGCGCTGGCTAATTTTAGCGACGAACAAATCCGCGCCCGAATTAAGGAAAAACGCGAAACTTTAGAAAAGTTGCGTAAGGCTAAAGAACATCTTGCCGATTTGCAAGAAAAACAGGCGCGTGCTTCGACTGCTACAGAAGTTAGACCAAACGAACTCCGCAAAACTGTAGTTGTCAGTTTGAGTTATGGAAATACGCCAACTTCAGAGCAAACCTCAAGGTTAGTTGTAGAGTATTTTGTCCCCGGAGCGCGTTGGACGCCGACTTATGTTTGTCGTTTAAATAGTGCAGAATCTAGCGCAAGTATTGCAGTTAGAGCATTAATTTGTCAGCGCACGGGTGAGGATTGGTCGGGTGTACGTTTAGAACTTTCTACAGCAGAACCGATGGCTTGGTGTGCGTTACCAGAGTTACCATCGTTGCGAATTGGACGCGCTCAACCTGTGGTTAAAAAGTCGGGTTGGCGAAGACCTCCAATTGGTGCAGAGATATTATTTGAGGATTTTGATAGACAAAAAGAGGGAGCGATCGCGGCGGCGGATAAAAACAGAGATAACGACGATTTCTTTTCCCCTGAAGTGCCACCATTATTTAGTTTAAATGACACCAGAGAGGCATTCTTAAGCCCAGAGGTTGAAGAGATAAGTTTTACAGAATCTATCAAACCGTCTCCAAAACCTCCAAGGGCAGCGCAGACATTCGGGCAGGCATTCGGGCATCTAGAAAGGGATATAGTAACGCGATCGCCAAGAACGGTTAAGGATGAATTTGGCCAGTTGGAAGATCTTTTAGGAGGACTGCCCGCAGAACTTGCGGCAAATACACCAAGTCCATCGCCACAAATGAGCAAAGCTGTTTTTAGAGAGGAAGCTAGTTTAGGCTTACCAGAACCGCGAGGACAGCGCAGGCGACGCAGTAACATGGAGGAGGAATCGACAACTGATTTTCTTGCCTATAATCTAATGCGAATGGGTGATGCAAATGACCCATCTAAACGCGGTAAATTATCCATTGAGCAACGCCAAGAATTTTATTTAGAAATACTCCAACGCCAGCAAATTGTTGCAAATTTTGATATCATCGACGCGATCGAACGCGCAGTTGCTAACGCTGAAAAATGCATGAGATCACCGCTTCCTCCTGGTGGAATTAATGTGAGAAATGTGGCAGGTTCATTTGACTATGCTTACAGCGCTGATGGACGTATTGATGTCCCCTCAGATGGTCAATTTCATTCAGTAGCTTTGACTAGCAGCAGTGCAGAAGTAGATGTGCGCTATGTAGTCGTACCTCGCGAAGATACCAACGTCTTTAGAATTGCCCAACTACGCAACCCGCTACAAGCACCGCTACTAGCTGGGATGGCAGATGTTTACG
The genomic region above belongs to Microcoleus sp. FACHB-831 and contains:
- a CDS encoding NYN domain-containing protein; translation: MLNHFKSDPVFTPEQVLENRGRVAIFIDGSNLFYAALQLGIEIDYTKLLCRLTAGSRLLRSFFYTGVDRTNEKQQGFLLWMRRNGYRVIAKDLVQLPDGSKKANLDVEIAVDMMALVGSYDTAVLVSGDGDLAYAVDAVSYRGVRVEVVSLRSMTSDSLINVSDRYIDLDGIKEDIQKTSRQSYTYRPLSGIGMMDEQEDQ
- the lptC gene encoding LPS export ABC transporter periplasmic protein LptC; this translates as MFFWNICLNVAIGKVKIKNKKAKIVLSSAFCLFCFTFFSSCGGQNNAQKKGQQDKVATSLDTSLVFNDVTLDQADAQGRPVWKVKAKQANYSSDKKTAVINNPTGDLFQDGKLVMQVTAASGEVQQDGQQVFLKGQVTATDPRNGAVLKGDELEWFPKKDLLIVRNNVRGSHPQLQTEAKEGRYFSRAQQLELLGQIVATTNDPALLEKTIGKTQEGGTPQASPSPSASPIPPGEVVTLQMRTEHLVWQIPQKMAIADSRIQIDRYKGKAMTAQVVADKSEVNLETRTAVLKQNVDLTSLDPPIQIASNLVVWNLNTEIVVSDQPVKLVHRVQNVTVTGNRSQVDLQRKVAFVTGGVQGVVAKNQSKIYANQLTWEMPNQVAQAEGNAIYQQVQPPVQMFGNKVNWNYNNQMVISEQPVRIVDLKEQVTVTGDRAQLDVEKQIAVVNGNAQGSATRNQAKLFANQLRWNIATQQVQADGNVNYRQVDPPLNLKGPAAFGKLQDQTVVVTGNTGDRVVTEIIPSPLPNNR
- a CDS encoding DUF4139 domain-containing protein, with the translated sequence MAIAQLNSKIEAAKIYSAGATITRIAELNITANEAPEYIEIAGLPLALDDSSVRVRVEGGGGNAPIAADVRIGLAVPPRGETPNPPPDEELRAATAEVRQIEDAIALIDNEINVLSHLDVPDRPDGEPGKAPPPSPMGARLALANFSDEQIRARIKEKRETLEKLRKAKEHLADLQEKQARASTATEVRPNELRKTVVVSLSYGNTPTSEQTSRLVVEYFVPGARWTPTYVCRLNSAESSASIAVRALICQRTGEDWSGVRLELSTAEPMAWCALPELPSLRIGRAQPVVKKSGWRRPPIGAEILFEDFDRQKEGAIAAADKNRDNDDFFSPEVPPLFSLNDTREAFLSPEVEEISFTESIKPSPKPPRAAQTFGQAFGHLERDIVTRSPRTVKDEFGQLEDLLGGLPAELAANTPSPSPQMSKAVFREEASLGLPEPRGQRRRRSNMEEESTTDFLAYNLMRMGDANDPSKRGKLSIEQRQEFYLEILQRQQIVANFDIIDAIERAVANAEKCMRSPLPPGGINVRNVAGSFDYAYSADGRIDVPSDGQFHSVALTSSSAEVDVRYVVVPREDTNVFRIAQLRNPLQAPLLAGMADVYVDGEYILSTNIATVPAKGQMELGLGVEQAIKVARNTFYEEVRSGETIVSFNELRHKVQVDIKNNLPRVARIEVRERLPIPYEGAKVDVQIDSVLPGWEKYEQEERNAPIKGGYRWRVEVPAKGDINLSVDYKIKTFVDSELIGGNRREG